The sequence GCCCATACCGCGACCCGGCTATGGCGCAGGCCGTTACCGAACCCGGCCCAATAAATGCCGCCGAAATAACCGACCAGAATAAAATGCTGCCGAGTCCGGCTCGTAGGGAAATTGCTTTCACAAAAGTGTAGTGTCGCTGTCTGACTGGGCAATATAACCTTCTTTCGGCAGTCACGCTGATGCCCCCTGATTGCCGGTAACTCAGTTGATTCGCCTATCAGTAAGACTGCGCGGCCGATCTGTCGGCTCCCGGACTACCTTATCTGTCTGGGCGTGGGGGTATGGGTTTCTATAAACATCAACCAGTGACTAACCAATGAAAGGCGTATCATGGATGCTACATTCGTACTTCAAAATAAGGGCAACAAGGCCGCCGTTACCGTTACGCTGCTGATTTCCTATTTCACTAAAGGGAAGGAAACCATTCAGGTCGACACACAGACGTTCGACCTGACTTTGCACCCAAACAGCGACGGGAACATCAGGGTTGATTTCGGGGAGGCGGGCCTTTCCGAACGTGAAGTGATGGTGCGGGTGCAGCATCCTGAAGGGGGGATCATCACACAGCAACAGTTTCGGCTTGGCGACATAGCGGGTAAACAGGAGCGAGTGGCGTTTGAACTCAACGAGGAGATAGACCCGGCTACACAACCCGAATTGCCTGCTGAGCCTGCCAGACCCGCCTTTGTTTATGGTCGGCTGCTCGATAAAGCAGGCATACAACGGCTGGAAGACGTGCAGCTCATTATCATGGTGCAGACCGAGGTCGACGGTCCGTTCGAACCGCTCACGTCGGTTCGAACGGAAGCGCAGGGCTACTTCGTGCTCGATTACCCGGCCGGAGTGTTCACCCAGGCGGCAGCGCAGGTAGGCCTTAACCTGAAGCACAACCCCATCCCCATCAAGCTCGACGAACAAACCCGGATCATAACCGACCCTGATGGCGACTCGACCGTAACGGAGCTGGTATTTCCACGCCGGGTCATACTAGTGGCCGAACTGGCTGAAACCCCGGCCCCTGACCCCGAAACCAACTGCGATTGCGGCTGCGAGGCGGGCCACTTTGAGCAGAAGCGGGTACTGGAAGAGTTTTCGTTTTACACGCTTGTACGTACTTCCGAACCTGCCATTAAAGGGTATGTCATCGAAGAGGAAACCGAGCTCACGCTGGCCGACATTCTGCGGCACTTGCCCTTCACGGTTTTTGACCTTATTGAGCCGCTCCGGGCCTTTCCGTTTATCGCCCGCGACTCACCCTTCAAAACCACCTCGCTGCGTGCGCGCAGCCGGGCCGCCGCTACTACCGACGATTTCCTGAAAACCATCGAGACCATCCGCATTCAGAAAGGCGTGCTGACCGATTTTCTGAAAGATGAAAAAACCATTACCAAAGACAACATTGGCAAATTGTTTACCCGCAACGAAATCAGCTCGTTTCAGACCATACTGACTGGCCCCCCGGCGGCGCCCCGACCCTTGGGCCGCGTTGAACTCGGTCCGGATACCAGCATCGATTGGGACGATGAACCCACTATCTATCAGGCTGTTGAAGTGGCACATGGGCATCTGTTGCATTTCAAGTCGGAGTGGATCGCCGACGGCTACTCGCTGGGTGACCTACTCTACAGCCTGCCCCTGGCTCCGGGCCAGAAAAAGCAACTCGTGGTATTCGACTGGGAACGGCGTGAGTCGGCAGCCAATAGCCAGAGCGTCGATGTGGAAGAAAGCCTGTCGAATTCGCTGACCCGCGACCGCGACATCCTCGAAATCGCCAGAGGGAGCGTCTCTGAGAACCTGCGGGGTAGCTCGCGGGCCTCAACGGGCGGTGCGTCGGGTGCGGTTGGCGGGGTGCTGGGCGGGCTGGTCTTCGGCGTGTCGGGTGGCTACAGCACGGCGAGTTCGCGGGCCTCGCAGGACAGTTTCCGGCAAGTCTCGTCTTCCGATCAGCAACGACTTAGTGACCGGCTCGTGCAGTCGGCCAATGCGGTGCGGAGTATGCGCTCGACGGTGATTCAGACGGTGGCGCAGGGAGAGCGGTTTGAAGTGTCGGCTGAGAGCGTGGCCAACTACAACCACTGTCATGCGCTCACTATTCAGTATTACGAAGTGCTACGGCATTTTAAAATCAGGCAGCGGTTTGCCGAGGCCCGCGAATGTTTGTTCGTACCATTGCTGATGAGTGCCTTCGACCTGAAAAAGACCCTCCGCTGGCGCGAAGCCCTCCGCACTGGTCTACTCGATCAGCGGCTCCGTACGGGTTTCGACGCGGGCGACCGGGTGGCGCACGAGTGGCAAGACAGCAATTTCCCGTCGGGTACGTATGCCTCTGAACCAATCCTGACGGCTGCGGGTGAGCTGAAAATGCGGTTAGCGCTGCAACGCCCGCTCGACGAAATCGTAGAGGTCGATGATACCGATCGGCCGCCCGTTTTTGCGGGTAGTGTCGGTTTCCCGCCCGTCTGGCACAAGAAAAAAGTGGGCCGGATTATCGTTGCTAATTGGAGTAAGCTGGAAAAAGTGATTGGTAACCCCGCCGAATTTTACGAGAACTACCTCCAGAACGTACCCGACAAAGATGCCGTATTCCATCAGATGCTGGGCGAACGCCTGGCCCGGCAATTTGTTGACTCCCTGCTGTTTACGGTGCAGGATGAGGCCGGGGTAAGCATTGGCTCGGTGCCGGTCGACGCCTCGGTATCGTCGCGCTATACGCGCAATGGGCTATTGTCGGTCACGTTGCGGATTACTGGACCAACGAACCTGCCCCGCGACCGATTTCACTACCTGCGTATCGGCATCGACTCCGCGAAAGACATACTGTCGGAAGGATCGTTTGCCACTGTGCAATCGGGGGCCATGCGCTACCGGACCCGGCATTTTACGTACGCCCTGTTTAACTACCCCCGCCTCAACGAAGACCTGACCGCCACGGATGGGGTTGCGCTGTACGCCGGTCCCACCGCCGACGAACTGAAAGACCCGCGCCGCGAAGACCTGGTGGTGGTAAACAAACTCATCGCGCACCTTAACGACAACCTGGAGTACTACCACAAACAAATTTGGATGAATATGTCGGAGCAGCGACGGTTTATGCTGCTCGATGGCATCTTTCTGAACGGGAAAGGCGAAGGCCGCAGCGTGGCTTCGCTGGTGCAGAACGAACTCCTTACCATCGTGGGCAACAGTCTGGTGTTTCCGGTGGCCCCTGGCCTGAACCTGAACCCCGATTTTGGGATGAAAGAGTCGCTGACGGACTTCTACATGACCGCCGCCGCCGACCCCATCAGTGTGAGTGTACCCACGAAGGGCGTGTTTGCCGAAGCCGTGATGGGCAAATGTAATTCGTGCGAGAAGATCGACGAGAGCCGGTTCTGGCGGTGGGAAGAGTCGCCCATCCCCGATAGCCCAACAGCCATCAACCCCATCAGCACCGATACCCGTCGCGCCGACCCCGGCTCGTTGCAGGCACAGGCGCTACCAAACTCGCTGGTAAGCATCCAGAACGTCCCCAACGCCCCCGACCCTACCGGGCTGGCTGCCACGATGGGCCTGTTGGGGCAGGCGGGTCTATTTAAAGACATTACGGGCCTGACGGGCAACCAGCAGAATGCGATGCAGACCCTTCAGACCACCATGGAAGCGGCCAAGGCAATAGCGCAGGAAGCGGCCAAACTCGACGTGCAAAAGACAATGGAACGTCGCCTCGACCGCACCATGAATGCCATCGATACCGACAAATCGCTGTCGCCCGAGCAGAAAGCTACCTTGAAAGAAAAAGCCCTGAACGCCTATATGGGTGGCGGGGCTACCGCCACGCCCAAACCCGAAGCAGCCAAGCCCACCCTGACCGACGTGGCCGTGCAGGCTGCTGGGCAGGGCAAAGCCGTGGAGGCTAAAAATTCGGATGCCAGCACAGGCAAAACCGAAGAAGTAAAAATTGGTAGCCAAGCAGATGGCCCCGCTGTTCAGAACGCCGAAGTGTGGGTAGACATCGATAAACTGAACCCTTCGCTCAAGCGGGCATTTTCGCCCGACGTACCCGATACAACCGGCATCACTGACGTAGAAGGCGTTGTTTACGATGCACCCGAAGGCGCCGTCTACGAGTGGAGCCTGGGCACGGCAGCACGGGGTAAGATCGAACACCCAGACCAACTGAAAACGCGCATTATGGCGGGCGAGCCGGGCATTACCACCCTCAGCCTCGACGTATTCGACAAGCAAAAGAAACTGCTCCGCCATACCACCACTCACCTCGGCGTACCGCAGTTCTTTGTGGTCGCTGATTCGTTTCATCAGTATGCCAACAGCGAAACCGGCGGACGCACCATCGCCAGCGCCGACACGTTCGATGCTACGCTGCGGCAACTCGGCTTGACTGCCGAGAAGAACCGTATTGTTGACAAATTGAAGCAGTATACCGAGTCGAGACTAATCCGAAAAACGGCCTCCGGTGCGCTCGAAGGGCATAACATTCGGCTGCTGTGGCGCATTGGGGCCCTCAACGATCCCCTGCCGTCACACCTGATCAACCCGAACAACGTACCTGCCCCCACCGACAGCGACGGGTATGCGAACTACATCAGTATCAATGGCTATCCGCAGACGGGTAGTATGCTGTTCGGCCTGACTGCCGTCAACCCCACCTCGCCCACGACGCCGGTTGGTCCGAAAAATTACAACGAACTGATGCTGATTTTCACGGGTATGTTTGAGTTGCTGACAATACCCACCGCTACCCCCACCGACCCCGTCAGTCAAGACATTCACGATAAGCTGACCAAACTGCTGCAAGCCTTCGCGGCCGCCCCGGCCAACCAGACCCTGAAAGACCTGGTGATCGATGTGTTTGCGCGTTTCTACGCCGACGTGATGTGCCATGAGATCTACCACTCGCTCATTTATCACAAGGCCAACGCCCAGCTAGAGGTGATTGACGCCGGCTACGACACACAGGGACATACGCTGCCACCCACGAAAGACATTATGAATAAAGACCGAGATTTCCTGCAACGTACCGGCATTGACGTGACCGACATGGCGGCGTTCCCCGCCCCCGGTTCAATGACAATCCATCCCTTTGCCAACCATTCGGTGCTCAGCCCCGACAACGCCGCCCGCATCGATGTGTTCTTCCCGATTCCGCCAACGTACCCGTTCGCCTAAACGCAAAAGCTAACGAAGCGCGGCATTATCAAAACTGGCACGCCTTTTCGTCCGATTCGACGTAATACGATTTGTAGTTTTTGGCTTTGCGGTTCATGCAGCCCTTCAGGTTCAACAGCTTGATGTTGCGGAAGTCGATCGGGTGGCTTTCGGCTTGTAAAGCAATGTAGCCTTCTTTCAGCGGCTTGCCGGCCCGTTGCCGCCAATAGTCGGCGTTGGCAACGCCCGATTGTTCGAAGTCATTGTCCTTGCTGATGAAGACCGCATCGGTAACGGGATGTTCGTAGGCCAGCACCGTTTTGCCGTCGATGCGGTGTTCGATGAGCGAATCGCCCAGCACCAGTACTTCAACCGTTACCCATTGATCGCCATCGTAGGTTTTGGAGGTCGATTCAATGCAGTGGAGCGGGTTCACCTGCCCTTTCTGCTTCACCAACGTACCTGGCGAACACAAGTTGGCCGTGGGGCGGGGTTTGCCGTTGCTCAGGCCACCCAGCGTCTGTACCTCCAGCGATACAGGAAAATCCTGCTTCAGCCCCACGCTCTGCGCCGACTGCGAGTGGAACATCACGCCGCTGTTGCGCACGTTCCAGCTGGCGCCGCCCGGTGTCTGATTGCCCGTGAAGCGATAGTCGAACCGCAGTTTATAGTGCGAAAAGGGCTGTTTATAATACATATGCCCAAACCGCCCGTCGAACCGTTCGTACTGATCGTAGGCAATCCGGATCATGTCGTTTTCGACGCGGAAGGTGTTACCGAAATTCTCGCCCAGCGGATAGCCGGTGATTTTGATGTCCCAGTTGCTGAGGTCTTTGCCGTTGAAAAGCGATTGCCAGTCTTCGCGCTGGGCGTTTTGCTTGGCGAGGCGCTGGGCGGGCGTTTGGTAGGCGAGTAACGTCAGAAGAAGGTAAAGGAAAGGTTTCATACCTGAGATGGTTTCGTCTAGCGTATCCCCAGCAACCAGTGCCGGTTGAGGATACGGCAAGATAAGACAAAAACGTGGCCTCTATACCGGCCTGGCTTACTCGTGTATTGGCCCTAGGTGTGTTGCTCCCCGTTTGGGGCGGGCCAGGAGCATCGGGAAACCGGCTGCCGTAAGTCGGGGCTGGTTTAGCCTCACCGTAAGGTTGACTGGGGCCTGCGGCCGTGGCTATTTCTTAGGGGTATTGTCGAATTAGAGCCTACTTTGACCAGCCAGGTAGTCGCGGGCCCAATGGCCCCAACTGAAACCGAAATGAGCCTATCGAGTTAGTCAGTTGCCGGGTGTGATGCCAGCCCGACAAATGATTACTTTTGTTTACTATGCAGCCCGAACTGACCTTAGCCCGGCCCCCCCGGCACTTTCTGCCCGACTCTTACGAACTAACCGACTGGGCCCACGTACAACCCTTCTACGACGACCTCCTTCAGCGCCCCATTAACTCCGCCGACGACCTGCGCCGCTGGTTTGCCGACCGCAGCGAACTGGAATCGTATCTGTCGGAAAATTTCGCCTGGCGCTATATCCGCATGACCTGCGATACGGCCAGTGAGGCACTCGTTTCTCAGTTGAATTTCTTCATCGAGACCATTCAGCCGCCGATGAGCACGCTGGGCAATGAACTGGACCAGAAAGCGCTGGCCAGTCCCTACCTCGATCAGCTCGACGACGAAGCGCACGCCGTGATGGTACGGGGCATGAAGCAGGCCAACGCCATCTTTCGGGAAGAAAACATTCCGCTCCAAACCGAGATGCAGACCGAAGAGCGCAAGTACAGCGCGCTCAACGGCGCCATGACGGTTGTCATGGAGATCGATGGCATTCGGGAAGAAGTCACATTGCAGAAAGCGACTGATTTTCTGCAAAGCACGGATCGGAGCGTGCGCGAAAACGCCTGGTTTCTGATTCAGGAGCGGCGCTTCCGGGACCACGAAACCCTCGACGCACTCTATGATACCCTCGTTTCGCTGCGGCATCAGATTGCCCTGAACGCCGGGTTTGACAACTACCGCGACTACGCCTTTGCTGCCCTGGGCCGGTTTGACTATACCCCCGCCGATTGCTTCACCTTTCATCAGTCGGTAGCCGAGGCTGTGGTGCCGCTGTTGACCGAGCAGGCGGTCGAGCGCAAAGCCAAACTCCAACGCCTCGACCCCACGCTGGATGGGCTGCGGCCGTGGGATAGCAAGGTCGACCCCGACGGACACGCCCCGCTGGTGCCGTTTGCGACCGGCGCCGATCTGGTCGACAAAACCATCCGCTGTTTCGATCACCTCGACCCCAGCGGCGAGCTGGGCGGCTACCTGCGCGTGATGCGGCAAATGGGCCACCTCGATCTTGAATCGCGGAAGGGCAAAGCGCCGGGCGGCTATAATTACCCCCTCGAAGAAATCGGGGTACCGTTCATCTTCATGAATGCTACGTCCAGCCTGCGCGACCTCGTTACGATGGTGCACGAAGGGGGCCACGCTGTGCACTCGTTCCTGACCCGCGAACTGCCCCTGAAAGCCTTCCGTAACCCGCCGATGGAGGTGGCTGAGCTGGCCTCGATGGCGATGGAACTGATCTCGATGGATCACTGGGACGTGTTCTTTACTAATCCCGATGACCTGCGTCGCGCCCGCCTGCAACACCTGGAATCCATTGTGGAAACGCTGCCCTGGGTCGCCACCATCGACAAATTCCAGCATTGGGTTTATGAACATCCCGCCCACACCCACGCCGAACGCCGCGCGGCCTGGGTACGTATCTTCGACGAGTTTGCCGATGCCCAAACCGACTGGAGCGGGCTGGAGCACTACAAAGAATACATCTGGCAGAAGCAGTTGCATCTCTACGAAGTGCCGTTCTACTACATCGAGTACGGCATTGCGCAGCTGGGGGCCATTGGGGTCTGGCGCAACTACCGGCGCGATGCGCAGACGGGTTTACGGGGCTACAAAGATGCCCTCAAGCTGGGGTATCAGGCGCCGATCGGCGCTATCTACGCGGCCGCCAACGTCCCGTTCGACTTTTCGAAAGAGCACATCGGTGAGCTGATGGCCTTTTTGCAGGAAGAGATTGCGCGGTTGAAGGGTTAGTGAAGATGAACTTGGTACATAGTATGGGGGTAAGTAATGTATTATGTAATCGAATGACGTGGTGTAATTGAGAAATTTATTAATTAAATTATGTTTATTGATTCAGAAACTTTGCATAAGTAATTGCCGTACGCTCAATAGTTACACCAAAAAGGCCCTAAGAAGTATTGACTTCTTAGGGCCTTTTGGTGTATTTACCTACCATTTATTAACACATCTACACATATGAGTAAGGCAATTGGTTCAATGAAGCTACTTATCCTCGCTATCCTATTAATTGCATTTGGTTGTCAACCAAACGAAATTGATTCGGTAAGCGAGTCTGACGTGGGTACGCTAACTATAACCTCAGCCAAAAAATGGTTCGATGCTAATTACGTCGAATCAGGCCTGACAATCAATGGTCGGCAGGCCGGCGTTGGCAACACCCGTAAAGAACTCAAAAAACAAACGCGGTGGAACGACGCCTACACCGTACCAACGGCGATGGGCGATGCCGTAGTGGTGCCATTGACATGGGAGCAAAACTTGCTACCTCGTTTTCGGAAGGGAGGAGGTAGTACCGGAACGTTGTCAAAAGAAGACAGTCGACTGGGCCTCGATCACCTCAGCTATGCGATGATCTACAAAGACAAAAAGAAGAAGGAGACACTTGAACTGGTCACGGCAGTGCCGGATGCTGAATGGGCCAACAAGCCGACTACCGCTTTTTCAGGCATTACCTTCGTCGAAGACTGGAAAGGGAATTTCCTACGAGGCTACGAATACAAAGCGGGCAAAGTGGTGGGTGAGATCAGCCCGACAAGCAACGGCAAAAAGAACGGACGGCTTTGTTTCTCGCAAGTTGAACTTATTGTTGTTCAACGGGTCTGCACCAAGCAAAATGGCGTACTGACTGACTGTTACATCACTACCCATTCGGATGGTTATGAAACCGTCGCTACTGACTGCGGCGGCTCTACGGAATATACAGGACCAACGACAGTCAATGAAACGCCCACCACTATTGAATACCTCACGCCGATATTAAAAGTAGTTTCGATAAATGTTAAAACTCTTGCAAGCAATGTGGTCAAGATTATTATTGACCGATTGAATGATCCTTGTAAAAAAGAAGTATTAAATGAAATCATTGGTAATGCCGGGTGTTCAGATGATAAACTTGGAGCCGTCATCAATAAAATAATAAGTGACTTAAACGGAGGGTCAATTAATAATAGCATGCTCGAAATAACGGTTGGCGAAAAAGATTTAGGAGGAACAAGAGTGGGACAATACGAACCGACTTCCGGCATTAGTGGAACACTCTGGTTAAGTACCCCAAACCTTGCTGAGGCCGGTCGTGAGTATATTGCTGCTGTACTGATACACGAGTTCGTGCACGCTTACATGTCAACTTTTCTGATTAATGGGCAGATTGATGACATTAGCAGTCCGAAAGTTCAGCATGAAACGATGGTCAAATACGTTAGTGCTATGACAGATTACCTGGAAGCACGATACAATGTTCCGCTCAGTGCCGCAAGGGCAATCGTTTGGAGCGGTTTACAAGGTTCAAAATATTGGACAGGAGAAAATGGACAAAATCCCCTATTTACGGAAGATCAAAAAAGAGAAATCCTTACCATCAGTGAGGCTTGGAGAACCGGCAAGGCAGGTCGATACAAATGTCCTAGAGAATAAATTTTTTTATCTGTTCATACTTATATTTTTTCTCCAGACGACAGCTTATTGCCAGCAAGTCAATGTGGAAAAAAAACATAAGATAGACAGCATCACACAGCTATCCTTCTCGGCTATTCACCCTCGTGGAATTACAAAAATGACAATGCCACCAAGTGAGTTTATGATTGAAGGCTTTATAGACGCCCGTGAGCACGTATCCCAAGACTTTCCGGATTGTTTTTTTGGCGTTGATTGGGTGAGTTTTCGACTAACGGCACCTAACAAAGTTGACAGTATCCGAATAACGGGCGATTATTTACCAGAGTACCTGACTGATTTTTTCGAGTCTCGTGTATTAGCAAGCCAACCCTATTGGCGGTATGTTGATCATACCAACAGAGGCCCAATCACTATACGAATGCCTGTTTTTATACTGAACGAAACCGAGAAGTGCGTCGATGGTGCCCCGAAAGAATTACTGGCTTTACGGGCGGCAGTTATCCGTTTATATAAAAAGGCATCGCTGCGTATACCTAATTTGGAGGCTGTTCAGGAAAGCAAAAACGTTGTCATGCTTGGGCAGCTTTGTCTTTGCCCTATCTATTAATCAAGACTCACTGTCCGCAATAGTCAGCTACTGCTTTAGCGCAGTAGCTGACTTCGTTATTAGCGTCCCCTTCTTTCGATTTATCCAAACGGCACATTGGTGAGTCGATGGCGTTCTCGCAGCAGGAGATTGCAGCCTTGACATAAATCGTGTAATCAATTGATATTGGCTTGAAAATTCCTACATCACCGGCATGCAGCTTTACTACGTTTACAGACGTGTAGGTAAGCGGACGCGGAATAGCGTAGTCTATGTAAGTGCCCGCAGCAGTAAGGCAATTTGTCTCTTCCTGCTACTTATCTGGGCTACTCAATTGAGTTTTTGCCAGACGGTTGTCGAGAAAAGTACGATTCAGCTTTCCTTTTCTGCGCCTCAACCGAAAGCAACAGGGGTGGCCCCACCAATGCCACCGAGCGATTTCATCGTTCGCGATTTATTGGATGCTATGAAAGCAGCAAACCAAGATTTACCCTACTGCTTTAACGCTATCGACTGGGTAAGCTTTCGACTCACGGCTCCCAATACAATTGACAGCATCCGTGTATCGGGGGAATTTCTACCCAACTACCTGACTGACTTTTTCGAGTCGCGGGTGCTAGCAAGTCAGCCTTATTGGCAGTATATTACTCAGAATACGCGTAAGTCGATCAGAATCAGGCTTCCGGTTTCTTTTTCTAACTACTGCCTGGATAGTCGTGAACCGAAACCTTCGCAACAATATCTAGACGATATGAAAAAGGTCGATTCAGTCAGCAGCCAACCGAGGCGGTTTGTGCGCGGCTTGAAAGCCATGCAGGAAAGCGAGAGTGAAGTCATGCTTTGGCCTATTTATTTTCACAGAGTAAAATAGTTTACTAACTCGTGAATGATTGGCGAGCAACCAGAAGAGCCTCGTTATGTTTTTAGCATAACGAGGCTCTTCTGGTTGCTCGCGTTTGCGTTGGTAATTCCTACTACTAGTGTG comes from Fibrella aestuarina BUZ 2 and encodes:
- a CDS encoding 3-keto-disaccharide hydrolase; translated protein: MKPFLYLLLTLLAYQTPAQRLAKQNAQREDWQSLFNGKDLSNWDIKITGYPLGENFGNTFRVENDMIRIAYDQYERFDGRFGHMYYKQPFSHYKLRFDYRFTGNQTPGGASWNVRNSGVMFHSQSAQSVGLKQDFPVSLEVQTLGGLSNGKPRPTANLCSPGTLVKQKGQVNPLHCIESTSKTYDGDQWVTVEVLVLGDSLIEHRIDGKTVLAYEHPVTDAVFISKDNDFEQSGVANADYWRQRAGKPLKEGYIALQAESHPIDFRNIKLLNLKGCMNRKAKNYKSYYVESDEKACQF
- a CDS encoding M3 family oligoendopeptidase, whose translation is MQPELTLARPPRHFLPDSYELTDWAHVQPFYDDLLQRPINSADDLRRWFADRSELESYLSENFAWRYIRMTCDTASEALVSQLNFFIETIQPPMSTLGNELDQKALASPYLDQLDDEAHAVMVRGMKQANAIFREENIPLQTEMQTEERKYSALNGAMTVVMEIDGIREEVTLQKATDFLQSTDRSVRENAWFLIQERRFRDHETLDALYDTLVSLRHQIALNAGFDNYRDYAFAALGRFDYTPADCFTFHQSVAEAVVPLLTEQAVERKAKLQRLDPTLDGLRPWDSKVDPDGHAPLVPFATGADLVDKTIRCFDHLDPSGELGGYLRVMRQMGHLDLESRKGKAPGGYNYPLEEIGVPFIFMNATSSLRDLVTMVHEGGHAVHSFLTRELPLKAFRNPPMEVAELASMAMELISMDHWDVFFTNPDDLRRARLQHLESIVETLPWVATIDKFQHWVYEHPAHTHAERRAAWVRIFDEFADAQTDWSGLEHYKEYIWQKQLHLYEVPFYYIEYGIAQLGAIGVWRNYRRDAQTGLRGYKDALKLGYQAPIGAIYAAANVPFDFSKEHIGELMAFLQEEIARLKG